GCGGATACGGCATGACGGAATGCGGTCCCCTTATCAGTTTTCCTCATCCCGGAAAATCCAAACCGGGAACCACGGGTTTTGTGACCAGCACCCTGACATTGAAGATCACAGAAGATAATGAGATCATAGTTCGGGGCCGGAATGTCATGAAAGGGTACTATAAAAATCCGGAAGCAACTGCAAAGGTCATCCGGGATGGATGGCTTCACACCGGAGATATGGGGCATGTGGACAAAAAAGGATACTTATACATTACAGGCAGACTGAAAGAAATTATTGTCTTACCCAATGGAAAAAACATTAATCCGGAGGTTATTGAAAAGAAAATTCTGGAAGCCTCTGACCTGATTAAAGATGTGGGTGTTTTTATGGCGGATGACAAGCTGCAGGCCGTGATATATCCGGATTTTGAGCGCCTGAAGAATGTTAATGCCGTAAATATTGAAGAGCAGATTCGATGGGAAGCCATTGATCTGTATAACAGGAATGCATCTCCGGCTAAACGCATCAGTGGTTTCACCATCATTCAGGAAGAAATTCCCCGCACCCGTCTGGGTAAAATTAAGCGTTTCGTTCTTGAATCCCTGGCCAAAGCCCGGAAAACTCTTGAGAGGAAGCCGGAGGGTGAGGAACCGGATTTTCACGAGTACCAGCTTGTCAAAGAGTTTTTAATGCAACAGAAAGAACGCCGGGACATCTATCCCGGAGACCATCTGGAGCTGGATCTGGGAATGGATTCATTGGATAAGGTCAGCCTCCAAGCCTGGATAAAAAACACTTTTGGAGTGGATATTCAGGAAGACCGCCTTGTTCGTCTTCCTACTGTTAAACAACTTTCGGATTACATACGAGAAAAGCGAACCCGTATAAACACCCGGACAACGGACTGGGGACATATTCTCCGGGAAAAAGTGGATTTAACCCTCCCGAAAACAGGTTCCACCCACGGAATTATCCGGAACTCGGCAAACTTGCTTTTTAAATTTTATTTTCACCTTCATGCATCCGGAATAGAAAATCTGCCCGACCCTCCCTTTATTATTGCTCCCAATCACCAGAGTTTTCTGGACGGGATGTTTGTCAGTGTCTTTCTTTCCGATTACATTTCCCGGAAAACTTATTTTTATGCCACGGAAAAGCATGTCCGCAAGAATTGGGTTAAGAAACTGGCCGATACAAACAATATCATTGTGGTGGATATCAACAAAGATCTGAAAGGATCCATCCAAAAAATGGCGGAAGTTATTCGTCAGGGTAATAATATCATTATCTTTCCTGAAGGAGCCCGTACCCGGGACGGGAAACTGATGGAATTCAAGAAAACCTTTGCCATCCTCGCCTGTGAAATGGGGGTCCCGGTCGTTCCCGTGGCAATCAGCGGAGCCTACGAAGCTTTTCCAACCGGTACAAAAATTCCAAAATTGTTTAAGGAAATCCATGTGGATTTTCTCCCGCCGATATATCCCGAAAATTATAAATATGACGAATTGGCCCAAACGGTGAAAAATAAAATTGCCGATGCATTAAAATCCTGATGTCGTTTAAATATACCTGCGTTTCCGGATAATCTCATTCGGTCATATCCCGGGTCAGTGTTTTAAACATAAAAATCCGGACAGACAGGAGAGTCGCTGTCAGGAGCAGAATAAATCGCAATAATTCATGTTATACAACATAAAAGACTGAATAAGTAACAGTTGCCCGGATAAGAGAGAGGAAAATCACTTTGGCTCGTAAACTGATAGCCTGGTGCTACATGTAATTCCGGAGGTATGCACTATCTATCAACTACAAAAAATACAAATGTCGCGTACTCCTGAGGGAACAGGCTGCGGCCAGATCCCATGTGATAAGCAATATTTTACGGATATCTTATGATGCCATAATGAACTGCTTTTTTACAGAGAATGAAATTGCAATGCTGTTCCTTTAAAGAGCAATGCCTGATATATAAAATGACGAAGCCATTTCACGTGACATCTTAATCAATAATTTTTAATATATTAAACTATTGATTTTGTCAGTCTGGGAAATTATATTTAGACTCAGTTAATAACGCAGTATAATACATTTCACGCCCATGACAAGACGAAAATATGATGAAGGCCCGATTCAAGTACCCATTTATTATTATGCTATCTTTTATAAAAAGGAGTATCGATGGATGAATTAATCATTGGAACTCGGGGTGACCGTCTGTCCATCTGGCAGGCAAATCACATCAAGCAGCTCTTAAAGGATCATTATCCTGAATTGAATATCCGGATGAAGATCATCAAGACGCGTGGAGACCAGTTAAGTGAATATCCTTTATCCAATCTTGACCGCAGGGGTTTATTTACAGCCGAACTTGAGCAGCAGTTATTGAATGATCAGATTCAGATGGCGGTACACAATGCACTGAACATCGACATTTCCCTGGCGCCGGGACTCATCCTGGCCGGATATCCCAAACGTCAGTCTGCCGAGGAAGCTTTCGTCAGCTACAAATGGTCCGACCTGGAAGAGCTTCCCGCTTCGCCTGTCATTGCTACAAGCAATATCCTCCGCCGAATCCAATTCCATGAAAAATATCCCAAAACCCGTTTTGTTGGTTTACAGGGACATTTCAACTCCCGGATTTTTAAATTAAAAAACCAGAAATGGGACGGATTGATTACAGAGTATGTGAATATTGAGCGAACAACTGTTCAAAAGATTCACGTGGTTACCTTTGATGTGGAATCCTTTGTTCCTTCGATCGGACAGGGAGCCATTGGCATTGAAATCTCCAGCTATAACGACAAAATCCGTGAACTGCTGGAACCTATCCTTGATACGGAGACCAATACCTGTGTAAGCCTGGAACGGAAAATCTACCGGGATTTATACCGGTTAAACGACCGGCTGATCATCGGAGCCAATGTCCGGATGGAAGATAAAGACATGAAAATGGTGGTTTTTGTTGCTTCTCCGGAAGGGGAACATTCATTGAAAAAAACTGAAAAGGGGAACCCGGAAGAAGCAGAAAAAATGATCACAGATCTGGTGGACTCATTTAAAAGCGAAAAGGTTACAGACTGGTAAATCACTGAAACAAAACACAAGCATACAAAAAAGGGCTTCAATTGAAGCCCTTTTTCGTCATGACTCTTATTAACCGCTAGAAAGGAAAAACCTCTGGCAGCTTATATTCCACTCCAAGGCGGACATCCAGCCATTCCATGGTGCCGTCGGCATCTTTGGAAGGACCGGTCAAAATTTCATGACCGCCCAGTTTTACAACAACTCCCAGATTTTCAACCACATCATTCAGATCATATCCTGCCACTACGGCACCATTGATACCGGCACCGGCATAGCTGTCTGTCCGGGTTAAAAAGTAACCGCCTACACCCAGTTCAACAGCCAATTTCATATTGGCAGGCATAAATTTGGACATATCCAGGCCGCCGTAGGGGGCTACAACAATACCACTCAGGTCATCGCCCACATCTGCAGCAGCCATAAAATAACCCAGATTCAAGCCGGCATACACACAAAGGTCCTGAATATTCACCAGTTTAGGAATCTGTGCATTCAAGGATACAGGAATACCCATACCAAACACGTCTTTAATATTCTGCCCAAAAGGAATCATGGCTCCGCCATTCAAGCCCAAAACCAGGTCATGGCCCATATTGCCCCCAACCTCTTCTTCAACAGCTTCTACAACCTCTTCAACTTCTTCAGCAACTACATCCTGTGCTGATAGCAGTGTAAAGGATGCAAAAAGCACACCAAGTAAAACTACGAGCATTCGTTTCATTTTATATACACCTCCAACTTTGATTTGCTACTTTTCATGATTTTTTACCATGATTCATAGAAACATATTGAATATTAAGAGTTCAGTCAACAGAAAATTTATATTTATGCTTCTTTTTTCCATCTTTTCTGTGATTTAAATCAAATCAGAGGGTCATTTCACACATGAATGACCGGGCAGACATCATCTCACAGGAAAAAATGGCCTGGGTTATTTTATTAATTTTTGTTTCGCCGGCTACAGGCTTTGCTAACGCGGCAAATTTGTTTTTCAGATCCTGTACCGTCATGGGTTCCCGGGGATCCCCTTTGGGATACTCCAGGTATTGCTCAAAGACACGTCCGTCCTTCAGGGTAATCCGGACTTTAGACGGTTGTTTCGCAGGGAACATCTTCTCAAATTCAACCGAGGCTTCACCTTTGATTTTGTCAATCACTTCCCACAATCTTGGATCTTTCAATTTTTCGTCAGAAAAACTCTCTGTTGTGATTTTTTTATCGATTAAAGCCCTGGCTATGCAGTACGGCAGGCTGTGATCTGCCGTTTCCCTGCTTTCCGGTCTGTATTTATGGGGGTCAAACAAAATATCGCAGGCTCTGGCAATCGTTGTGATAACCACATCACTGATTCGGTCATAAGAAATATCATTTTCAGTGACAATTTTAATCGCGGCAGATAAGTGGGTATGGGTCAGCGCTTCGGTTGGAAAGGCTTTCATGCTGCATTCCATAATCCGGTAAGATTCCCCCAGCCCTTCCGTCAGAACTGCATCATCCCAGGAAGGTCCGTACACATCCCGAAAACCTTCTTTCCCTTCGAAGATAGCTTCAGTACCCGTATACCCTTTTTGAGCCATCAGGGCGGCAAACACGCCCGATTGCACAGCCATGGGATCAACCGTATTCTTCATCATCGTCAGTTTTCCTGCAGTCGGACATCCGATGGTATGGTTGTGACATGCATTAATCCCAATGGCATGTACCATCTGATCCTCGGTGAGTCCCAGAATTTTTCCTGCTACAACAGGTGATACGAGCTGAGTCAGTGTGGCATGGTGCCATTTCCGTTCACGGACTCCCGGTTTTGCCCACTCACACAGGCGTTGCTCAAACTCATAGGCCAGGATAATGGCAACAATAACATCCTGCATTGAAGCATCTACTTTTTCCGCCAATCCCAAGGCTGCCGGGATCAGATCTGAGGGGTGGGACGGATCTTCTTTCCAGTATATGTCATTGAAATCCAGGGCCCGGATCATGAGTGAGTTGAGCAATGTACTATTGACAGCCGGCAGCTTATCCCCAAACCCCAATACCGTCGATTCGGGTTCTCCTTCCATCTCAAGAAAAAGATCCCGTATGATATTTACATCACGTGTTTTCATGCTGCCAAGGGCACATCCCACAGAATCATAAATAAACCGTTTGGCCTGCCCGACCACTTCTTCCGGAAGGTCTTCATACTTAAGGTTTACTGCAAAGCGTGCAATCCTGCGACTGATCACGTCGGTCATAGAAAATACCCCTTCTTTTTAGTCTTTAATTAACGTTTCTGTAAAAAATCCAGAGTCCCATACCGTTCTATCACACCAGGCGGTAAAAGAAATGCTTCAATTTCCTGATCCCGTTTTAAAACATCCACGGCAGGCCGGGTTGTATACAAGGGGGAAGCCGGCAGATTTCCAGTCAGGATTTTCTGAAGTAAATCCGTATCACCACCAACCACAACAACAACCATCCTATGGAGATCTATGGCATTCTTTATCATTTCCCGTCCCGTACGATAATCCGTGGAATCCAGCCATTGAATGGCTGAAGCCGGAAAATCATCAAGTCCATAATATGCATAATCCTGGGAAAAACTCAGGTAATCCGCCTGGTTTCGGGCATATAAATTGATATATGATTTGAGAAATTCCTTCGTTTGACAGTAAGCAAGGCTGTCCAAACCTTTCTCCTGGAAGGTTTTCAGATCATTGAGGACCAATCGGAGTGCAAAGGGGACATTCTGATTTTTCAGGGGACGAATCCAAATACTGAAATACTGATACATGCGGGGATGTCCCGGCTGGGGAAATACTGAGTAATGATTCTGAACGAAGTGCTCGCCATAGGCATAATCCCCGTAATTAAATCCCCGTTTGACACGCAGTTCTTTCATCAAATGCCCGTAAAAGGTCCTGTGTTCTCCCAAATGGGAGCTAAAAATCCAGAAAGGATAAAATTCCCTGTCGGAACGGTTAAAAGGCAGAAGCCATCCAAGAGAAACAGCCGAAACATCCGATCCGTTATCGATAAGAATATAGTGGATTGTATCAGGGAGGACAGGCCGGGGGAGTTCAGGTACGGGCGGATGAGTCCGGGGATGAAATCCCGAAAGGATTTCAATCAATCTATCCTGCTGATCAGGGTTGATTGGTCCGGAAACGGCGATTTGCATATTGTTCACGGAAAATGACCGTTCCCACCACGTTTTCAAATCCTCTCCGGAAAGTTTCTTCAGGGTGTAAGGATAACCGCCAGGCAAGCCGGCATAAGGATGCCCGCTGAAAAGCTTTTCCACCAACACATCTTTCGAAAAATCCTCACTCCGGTACAGTATTTTATTTTCCAGTCGCTCTTTTTCCTGACGGATGAGAAGACCCACCTCATGTTCCGCAAACGCCGGAAAACGAAACCGTTGTTCAAGCAGTGAAAGCCATGCATCCACATGATCCTTGTGCAAACGGAAAAGAAAGGTTGATACATCAGTATCTACAATGATCTGTTCCGAAATGGCCCGTTCGTTTATTTCTTTCAGAATCTCGCTTCTGGGAGTCTGTTTTGTAGAATGTTCCAGTACCGACATCATGGTCAGGCGTGAAATGCCCTTTTTATCCTCAGGCTCTATGGCTGAACCGGTGTCAAAACGGAGACTGATGGATACCACCGGACTGTTTTCATGGGGGATATATGTATACCACGCCGGTATTTCCCGGGCACAGCCGGCAATCAGGATAAGGAATAACCCGGAGAGCAGGATTTTTTTTACCGAGCGAACATCCATAATTCGGATTGGTTCCTCCGTGTCAGATAGTTTTCTTTGAACTGGCGGACATCCAGAATTTCAAGTCGTTCAAGAGCCAGAAAATAGTGGTTAATTTCCTGTGGATCCCCTTTGATATGTGCAT
Above is a genomic segment from Candidatus Neomarinimicrobiota bacterium containing:
- a CDS encoding AMP-binding protein, whose protein sequence is MIRQLNKPALIYKEETILYSELMGRIGAVSQRLAEINPEKVVIFMENRPEWIYAFYAAWMHGSIAVPVDYLSTADEVRYILEDCEPEVLFYSDETRKTVNKAVKGLKKQPQLIHAKETVAETLPEIRTFPDQDGDKVALLIYTSGTTGSPKGVMLTFDNVLANIESVAVGIPIYKEEESILVLLPLHHTFPLMGTLIAPLYSGMTCVFSPSLNSEDILETLQKNRVTMILGVPRFYTLLHKGIMNKINSSGVAKKIFALAKKIKSPSLSRKLFKKVHERFGGNIKYLISGGAALDKSIDEDFRALGFEILSGYGMTECGPLISFPHPGKSKPGTTGFVTSTLTLKITEDNEIIVRGRNVMKGYYKNPEATAKVIRDGWLHTGDMGHVDKKGYLYITGRLKEIIVLPNGKNINPEVIEKKILEASDLIKDVGVFMADDKLQAVIYPDFERLKNVNAVNIEEQIRWEAIDLYNRNASPAKRISGFTIIQEEIPRTRLGKIKRFVLESLAKARKTLERKPEGEEPDFHEYQLVKEFLMQQKERRDIYPGDHLELDLGMDSLDKVSLQAWIKNTFGVDIQEDRLVRLPTVKQLSDYIREKRTRINTRTTDWGHILREKVDLTLPKTGSTHGIIRNSANLLFKFYFHLHASGIENLPDPPFIIAPNHQSFLDGMFVSVFLSDYISRKTYFYATEKHVRKNWVKKLADTNNIIVVDINKDLKGSIQKMAEVIRQGNNIIIFPEGARTRDGKLMEFKKTFAILACEMGVPVVPVAISGAYEAFPTGTKIPKLFKEIHVDFLPPIYPENYKYDELAQTVKNKIADALKS
- the hemC gene encoding hydroxymethylbilane synthase, which gives rise to MDELIIGTRGDRLSIWQANHIKQLLKDHYPELNIRMKIIKTRGDQLSEYPLSNLDRRGLFTAELEQQLLNDQIQMAVHNALNIDISLAPGLILAGYPKRQSAEEAFVSYKWSDLEELPASPVIATSNILRRIQFHEKYPKTRFVGLQGHFNSRIFKLKNQKWDGLITEYVNIERTTVQKIHVVTFDVESFVPSIGQGAIGIEISSYNDKIRELLEPILDTETNTCVSLERKIYRDLYRLNDRLIIGANVRMEDKDMKMVVFVASPEGEHSLKKTEKGNPEEAEKMITDLVDSFKSEKVTDW
- a CDS encoding MmgE/PrpD family protein, yielding MTDVISRRIARFAVNLKYEDLPEEVVGQAKRFIYDSVGCALGSMKTRDVNIIRDLFLEMEGEPESTVLGFGDKLPAVNSTLLNSLMIRALDFNDIYWKEDPSHPSDLIPAALGLAEKVDASMQDVIVAIILAYEFEQRLCEWAKPGVRERKWHHATLTQLVSPVVAGKILGLTEDQMVHAIGINACHNHTIGCPTAGKLTMMKNTVDPMAVQSGVFAALMAQKGYTGTEAIFEGKEGFRDVYGPSWDDAVLTEGLGESYRIMECSMKAFPTEALTHTHLSAAIKIVTENDISYDRISDVVITTIARACDILFDPHKYRPESRETADHSLPYCIARALIDKKITTESFSDEKLKDPRLWEVIDKIKGEASVEFEKMFPAKQPSKVRITLKDGRVFEQYLEYPKGDPREPMTVQDLKNKFAALAKPVAGETKINKITQAIFSCEMMSARSFMCEMTL
- a CDS encoding insulinase family protein — its product is MDVRSVKKILLSGLFLILIAGCAREIPAWYTYIPHENSPVVSISLRFDTGSAIEPEDKKGISRLTMMSVLEHSTKQTPRSEILKEINERAISEQIIVDTDVSTFLFRLHKDHVDAWLSLLEQRFRFPAFAEHEVGLLIRQEKERLENKILYRSEDFSKDVLVEKLFSGHPYAGLPGGYPYTLKKLSGEDLKTWWERSFSVNNMQIAVSGPINPDQQDRLIEILSGFHPRTHPPVPELPRPVLPDTIHYILIDNGSDVSAVSLGWLLPFNRSDREFYPFWIFSSHLGEHRTFYGHLMKELRVKRGFNYGDYAYGEHFVQNHYSVFPQPGHPRMYQYFSIWIRPLKNQNVPFALRLVLNDLKTFQEKGLDSLAYCQTKEFLKSYINLYARNQADYLSFSQDYAYYGLDDFPASAIQWLDSTDYRTGREMIKNAIDLHRMVVVVVGGDTDLLQKILTGNLPASPLYTTRPAVDVLKRDQEIEAFLLPPGVIERYGTLDFLQKR